A part of Jiangella alba genomic DNA contains:
- the purM gene encoding phosphoribosylformylglycinamidine cyclo-ligase codes for MSSSENAPSGATYASAGVDIEAGDRAVELMKEWVAKTRRPEVVGGLGGFAGLFDASALKTYRRPLLATSTDGVGTKVAVAQRMDVHDTIGFDLVGMVVDDIVVCGAEPLFMTDYIACGRVVPERTAAIVKGIAQACVTAGCALSGGETAEHPGLLGPDEYDVAGAVTGVVEADALLGAERVRAGDVVVAMASSGLHSNGYSLVRHVLLERAGWALERDVPELGRTLGEELLEPTRIYAQDCLALAAAVEVHAMSHVTGGGLAANLARVLPGTVTARLDRATWTPQPVFGLVGAVGEVSEPELEKTLNMGVGMVAVVAADAADAAVRLLTDRGVTAWIAGEVVGGDGSATLHGAYRG; via the coding sequence GTGTCGAGCAGTGAGAACGCACCCTCGGGTGCCACCTATGCCAGTGCCGGGGTCGACATCGAGGCCGGTGACCGCGCCGTCGAGCTGATGAAGGAGTGGGTCGCCAAGACCCGCCGCCCCGAGGTCGTCGGCGGGCTCGGCGGCTTCGCCGGCCTGTTCGACGCCAGCGCGCTCAAGACGTACCGGCGGCCGCTGCTGGCCACCAGCACCGACGGCGTCGGCACCAAGGTCGCGGTGGCGCAGCGCATGGACGTCCACGACACCATCGGCTTCGACCTCGTCGGCATGGTCGTCGACGACATCGTCGTGTGCGGCGCCGAGCCGTTGTTCATGACCGACTACATCGCCTGCGGCCGCGTGGTCCCGGAGCGCACCGCCGCCATCGTCAAGGGCATCGCCCAGGCGTGCGTCACGGCCGGCTGCGCGCTCAGCGGCGGCGAGACGGCCGAACACCCGGGCCTGCTGGGTCCGGACGAGTACGACGTCGCCGGGGCCGTCACGGGCGTCGTGGAGGCCGACGCGCTGCTCGGGGCCGAGCGGGTGCGCGCCGGTGACGTCGTCGTCGCCATGGCGTCGTCGGGGCTGCACTCCAACGGCTACTCGCTGGTGCGGCACGTCCTCCTCGAGCGGGCCGGCTGGGCGCTGGAGCGCGACGTGCCGGAGCTGGGCCGCACGCTGGGCGAGGAACTGCTCGAGCCGACCCGCATCTACGCGCAGGACTGCCTGGCGCTGGCGGCCGCCGTCGAGGTGCACGCGATGTCGCACGTCACCGGCGGCGGGCTGGCCGCCAACCTGGCCCGCGTGCTGCCCGGCACCGTGACGGCCCGGCTGGACCGCGCCACGTGGACGCCGCAGCCGGTGTTCGGGCTGGTGGGTGCCGTCGGTGAGGTGTCGGAGCCGGAGCTGGAGAAGACCCTCAACATGGGCGTCGGCATGGTCGCCGTCGTGGCGGCGGACGCGGCCGACGCGGCGGTGCGGCTGCTGACGGATCGAGGGGTGACGGCGTGGATCGCCGGAGAGGTCGTCGGCGGCGACGGATCGGCGACGCTGCACGGCGCCTATCGCGGCTGA
- a CDS encoding SH3 domain-containing protein, translated as MSQPRHGRSRHRRAKLPALTRLPALTRRRVALLAAPVVLAGAAVAGVTLWPDDAAVGDNATASMDLPEREEDASRGQDRPELPSVTPNAAPTPTATPTPTPTPTPTPTPTPTPTPTPTPTPTPEPTVAGQLFVTAGLNVRTSPDLDAEVVTVLGSGAEVDITGATEGTWSQILLDGEPYWVATEYLADEPPAEEPSGGISAAECESGSGVEDGLTQDAIRVHRAVCALFPQVSSYGGLRSGDGGEHGSGRALDIMISSSVGDDIAAYVRENYRELGVSEVIWRQRIWTVERSSEGWRSMEDRGDATANHYDHVHVTVYGNEGTT; from the coding sequence GTGTCGCAGCCGCGTCACGGTCGGTCTCGTCATCGACGGGCCAAGCTGCCGGCGCTCACCCGTCTGCCCGCGCTCACCCGGCGCCGGGTCGCCCTGCTGGCCGCGCCGGTGGTGCTGGCCGGTGCCGCCGTCGCCGGAGTCACGCTCTGGCCCGACGACGCCGCCGTCGGCGACAACGCCACAGCGTCGATGGACCTCCCGGAGCGCGAGGAGGACGCGAGCCGCGGCCAGGACCGTCCGGAGCTGCCGTCGGTGACGCCGAACGCGGCGCCGACGCCCACCGCCACGCCGACCCCGACTCCCACGCCTACTCCCACCCCGACGCCGACGCCGACCCCCACGCCCACCCCGACCCCGACTCCCACGCCGGAGCCGACGGTGGCCGGGCAGCTGTTCGTGACGGCCGGCCTGAACGTGCGCACCAGCCCCGACCTCGACGCCGAGGTCGTCACGGTGCTCGGGTCCGGCGCCGAGGTCGACATCACCGGCGCCACCGAGGGCACCTGGTCGCAGATCCTGCTCGACGGCGAGCCGTACTGGGTGGCCACCGAGTACCTGGCCGACGAGCCGCCCGCCGAGGAGCCGTCCGGGGGCATCTCCGCCGCCGAGTGCGAGTCCGGCTCCGGCGTCGAGGACGGCCTCACCCAGGACGCCATCCGCGTGCACCGGGCCGTCTGTGCCCTGTTCCCGCAGGTGTCCTCGTACGGTGGCCTGCGCTCCGGCGACGGCGGCGAGCACGGCAGCGGCCGCGCCCTGGACATCATGATCAGCAGCTCCGTCGGCGACGACATCGCGGCCTACGTCCGCGAGAACTACCGCGAGCTGGGCGTCAGCGAGGTCATCTGGCGGCAGCGCATCTGGACCGTCGAGCGCTCCTCGGAGGGCTGGCGCTCGATGGAGGACCGCGGCGACGCGACCGCGAACCACTACGACCACGTCCACGTCACCGTCTACGGCAACGAGGGCACCACCTGA
- the purF gene encoding amidophosphoribosyltransferase, whose protein sequence is MARGDGRLTHDINPQEKGPQDACGIFGVWAPDEEVAKLTYFALYALQHRGQESAGIAVGNGEQILVYKDMGLVSQVFDESTLNTLVGHVAVGHTRYSTTGGSHWQNAQPTLGATPAGTVALAHNGNLTNTAELLELVHERVGAASGELRYGNTTDTALITALMGSYADRTLEECAGEVLAQARGAFSLVFSDENTLYAARDPQGVRPLVLGRLERGWVVASETAALDIVGASFIREVEPGELVAIDADGLRSHRFAAAEPKGCLFEFVYLARPDTHISGRSVHETRVEVGRRLAVEHPADADLVIPVPESGTPAAVGYAEASGIPYGMGLVKNAYVGRTFIQPSQTLRQLGIRLKLNPLREIVAGKRLVVVDDSIVRGNTQRALVRMLREAGAAEVHVRISSPPVSWPCFYGIDFASRAELIATGLSTDEICRSIGADSLGYVSLDALIEASTVPKNDLCRACFDGVYPIEPPARAGKDLLEQDPIPGCETPDRDGLARAASLGDPADGLNSLLSAGGAADALRRP, encoded by the coding sequence GTGGCCCGGGGCGATGGACGACTCACGCACGACATCAACCCACAGGAGAAGGGGCCGCAGGACGCCTGCGGCATCTTCGGGGTGTGGGCACCCGACGAAGAGGTCGCCAAGCTCACCTACTTCGCGCTGTACGCGTTGCAGCACCGGGGTCAGGAGTCGGCCGGCATCGCCGTCGGCAACGGCGAGCAGATCCTCGTCTACAAGGACATGGGCCTGGTCAGCCAGGTCTTCGACGAGTCCACGCTGAACACCCTGGTCGGCCACGTCGCCGTCGGGCACACCCGCTACTCCACCACCGGCGGCAGCCACTGGCAGAACGCGCAGCCGACGCTCGGCGCCACGCCGGCCGGCACCGTCGCGCTCGCCCACAACGGCAACCTCACCAACACCGCCGAGCTGCTCGAGCTCGTGCACGAGCGGGTGGGCGCCGCCAGCGGCGAACTGCGCTACGGCAACACCACCGACACCGCGCTGATCACCGCGCTCATGGGCTCGTACGCCGACCGCACGCTCGAAGAGTGCGCCGGCGAGGTGCTGGCCCAGGCGCGCGGCGCGTTCTCGCTGGTGTTCTCCGACGAGAACACCCTCTACGCCGCACGCGACCCGCAGGGCGTCCGTCCGCTCGTCCTGGGCCGGCTGGAGCGCGGCTGGGTCGTGGCCAGCGAGACCGCCGCGCTCGACATCGTCGGCGCCTCGTTCATCCGCGAGGTCGAGCCCGGCGAGCTGGTGGCCATCGACGCCGACGGCCTGCGCTCGCACCGCTTCGCGGCGGCCGAGCCGAAGGGCTGCCTGTTCGAGTTCGTCTACCTCGCCCGGCCCGACACCCACATCTCCGGCCGCTCGGTGCACGAGACCCGCGTCGAGGTGGGCCGGCGGCTGGCCGTGGAGCACCCGGCCGACGCCGACCTCGTCATCCCGGTGCCCGAGTCCGGCACGCCGGCCGCGGTCGGCTACGCCGAGGCGTCCGGCATCCCGTACGGCATGGGGCTGGTCAAGAACGCCTACGTCGGCCGCACCTTCATCCAGCCGTCGCAGACGCTGCGCCAGCTGGGCATCCGGCTCAAGCTGAACCCGCTGCGCGAGATCGTGGCCGGCAAGCGGCTGGTCGTCGTCGACGACTCCATCGTGCGCGGCAACACCCAGCGGGCGCTGGTGCGCATGCTGCGCGAGGCCGGCGCCGCCGAGGTGCACGTGCGCATCTCCAGCCCGCCGGTCAGCTGGCCGTGCTTCTACGGCATCGACTTCGCGTCCCGGGCCGAGCTGATCGCCACCGGCCTGTCCACCGACGAGATCTGCCGGTCCATCGGCGCCGACTCGCTCGGCTACGTGTCGCTCGACGCGCTCATCGAGGCGTCGACGGTGCCGAAGAACGATCTCTGTCGCGCCTGCTTCGACGGCGTCTACCCGATCGAGCCGCCGGCCCGCGCCGGGAAGGACCTCCTGGAGCAGGACCCCATCCCTGGTTGCGAGACCCCCGACCGCGACGGCCTGGCGCGAGCCGCGTCACTCGGCGATCCCGCCGACGGCCTGAACTCCCTGCTCAGCGCCGGTGGTGCCGCCGATGCGTTGCGGCGCCCGTGA
- a CDS encoding Glu/Leu/Phe/Val dehydrogenase dimerization domain-containing protein, producing MTKASPLVFGRHTGHEQVVFCHDAGSGLRAIIALHSTALGPALGGTRFYPYESEDAALEDVLHLSRGMTYKNALAGLDHGGGKAVIIGDPELDKSETQLRAYGRFVQSLGGRYITACDVGTYVADMDIVARESRWVTGRSPAEGGAGDSSVLTAFGVFQGMRAAAERLWGGTSLAGRRVGVAGVGKVGSKLTGLLLDEGASVVVTDVSEHALDQLRAAHPQVDVVDDTTALLGAGIDVYAPCALGGALDDDTMTLLTEGKVAAVCGGANNQLAHAGIEKSLDDAGILYAPDYVVNSGGVIQVADELHGFSFDRARTKATKIFDTTREIFQLAADDGVPPAVAADRLAERRIAAVSRLRDVYLG from the coding sequence ATGACCAAGGCGTCGCCGCTGGTGTTCGGCCGACACACCGGACACGAGCAAGTCGTTTTCTGCCACGATGCCGGAAGCGGCCTACGAGCCATCATCGCGCTCCATTCCACTGCCCTCGGACCCGCCCTCGGCGGTACCCGCTTCTACCCGTATGAATCCGAGGACGCCGCACTCGAGGACGTCCTGCACCTCTCCCGCGGCATGACCTACAAGAACGCCCTCGCCGGTCTCGACCACGGCGGCGGCAAGGCGGTCATCATCGGCGACCCCGAGCTGGACAAGTCCGAGACGCAGCTGCGCGCCTACGGCCGGTTCGTCCAGTCCCTCGGCGGCCGCTACATCACCGCCTGCGACGTCGGCACCTACGTCGCCGACATGGACATCGTCGCCCGCGAGAGCCGGTGGGTCACCGGCCGCTCGCCGGCCGAGGGCGGCGCCGGCGACTCCAGCGTGCTCACCGCGTTCGGCGTGTTCCAGGGCATGCGCGCGGCCGCCGAGCGGCTGTGGGGCGGCACCAGCCTGGCCGGACGTCGGGTCGGCGTCGCCGGCGTCGGCAAGGTCGGCTCCAAGCTGACCGGCCTGCTCCTCGACGAGGGCGCCTCGGTCGTCGTCACTGACGTGTCCGAGCACGCGCTCGACCAGCTGCGCGCCGCGCACCCGCAGGTCGACGTCGTCGACGACACCACCGCGCTGCTGGGCGCCGGCATCGACGTGTACGCGCCGTGCGCGCTGGGCGGCGCGCTCGACGACGACACCATGACGTTGCTCACCGAGGGCAAGGTGGCCGCCGTCTGTGGCGGGGCGAACAACCAACTCGCCCACGCCGGCATCGAGAAGAGCCTCGACGACGCCGGCATCCTCTACGCGCCCGACTACGTCGTGAACTCCGGCGGCGTCATCCAGGTCGCCGATGAGCTGCACGGATTCTCGTTCGACCGGGCCAGGACGAAGGCCACGAAGATCTTCGACACCACCCGCGAGATCTTCCAGCTGGCCGCCGACGACGGCGTGCCTCCGGCCGTCGCCGCCGACCGCCTGGCCGAGCGCCGAATCGCCGCCGTCAGTCGATTGCGCGACGTCTACCTGGGCTGA
- a CDS encoding DUF3073 family protein — MKYQTLDTDFGALQRELGTDGDGDSHTDLDEENDGEEYDEYSRYLDDDDDEPRRHAG, encoded by the coding sequence TTGAAGTACCAGACTCTGGACACCGACTTCGGCGCTTTGCAGCGTGAGTTGGGCACCGACGGCGATGGCGATAGTCACACGGACCTCGACGAGGAGAACGACGGCGAGGAGTACGACGAGTACTCGCGCTACCTCGACGACGATGACGACGAACCCCGTCGTCATGCGGGTTGA
- a CDS encoding GNAT family N-acetyltransferase has protein sequence MHLSITRPSTPDQALALLRGARSELGTYIADLVVTDDHLTTAFAARKRRPEWVWTAHRDGRTVGRVAAWGAPANDHPWIVDLFELGAEPDRVETMTELLRQAVADLRAGGLEQVELNLHPPAGWRDDPPPALTDLLAAAKAAGFEILVTRRRFRWTPDAGVPSAGDRLRFEPVSGPDDPALADAYRRTFEGSLDAHTQRSLRTRDAAELAAEELADMMHYAGPVDGWRVAYDADGALAGLVTGDPGTKVFTGYVGVVPEQRGHGYARELLAWMTRWQAEQGAQKVVGETDDANVPMANAFEAVGFVQESARIDLVSG, from the coding sequence ATGCACCTCAGCATCACCCGTCCCAGCACGCCCGACCAGGCGCTCGCGCTGCTGCGCGGCGCCCGGTCCGAGCTGGGCACCTACATTGCCGATCTCGTCGTCACCGACGACCACCTCACCACCGCGTTCGCGGCCCGCAAGCGGCGGCCCGAGTGGGTCTGGACGGCCCACCGCGACGGCCGCACCGTCGGCCGGGTGGCCGCCTGGGGCGCACCGGCCAACGACCACCCCTGGATCGTCGACCTGTTCGAGCTCGGCGCCGAGCCGGACCGCGTCGAGACCATGACGGAACTGCTCCGGCAGGCGGTCGCGGACCTGCGCGCGGGCGGGCTCGAGCAGGTCGAGCTGAACCTGCACCCGCCGGCCGGCTGGCGCGACGATCCGCCGCCCGCGCTGACCGACCTGCTGGCCGCGGCGAAGGCGGCCGGGTTCGAGATCCTGGTGACGCGGCGCCGGTTCCGCTGGACGCCGGACGCCGGTGTCCCGTCCGCCGGTGACCGGCTGCGGTTCGAGCCGGTCAGCGGGCCGGACGACCCCGCGCTGGCCGACGCGTACCGGCGCACGTTCGAGGGCAGCCTCGACGCGCACACCCAGCGGTCGCTGCGCACCCGCGACGCGGCCGAGCTGGCCGCCGAGGAACTGGCCGACATGATGCATTACGCCGGCCCGGTCGACGGCTGGCGGGTCGCCTACGACGCCGACGGCGCGCTGGCCGGGCTCGTCACCGGCGACCCCGGCACGAAGGTGTTCACCGGCTACGTCGGCGTCGTGCCGGAGCAGCGTGGCCACGGGTACGCCCGCGAACTGCTGGCCTGGATGACGCGCTGGCAGGCCGAGCAGGGTGCGCAGAAGGTCGTCGGCGAGACCGACGACGCGAACGTCCCCATGGCGAACGCGTTCGAGGCCGTCGGATTCGTCCAGGAGAGCGCCCGCATCGACCTCGTGTCCGGCTGA
- a CDS encoding SDR family NAD(P)-dependent oxidoreductase: MSPTTVLITGATDGLGRWLALRLAASGVGVVLHGRNPARLDETAREIRAEGGREPVGVVRADLADLGQVDRLADEVLGRFPGLDVLVNNAAVGFGEPGGGRELSPDGVELRFAVNYLAGYHLTRRLLPALVAAAPARIVNVASIGQAPIDFADPMLDHGYDGYRAYRQSKLAQIMFTLDLADELNGTGVTANTLHPATLMATSMVREAELTPLSTLHDGGEATLRLIADPNLADISGVYFDQTMAAAPHAQALDPDARRRLRELSQLLVAQALAQPS; the protein is encoded by the coding sequence ATGAGCCCCACGACGGTATTGATCACCGGCGCCACCGATGGCCTGGGCCGATGGCTCGCGCTCCGGCTGGCGGCGTCGGGCGTCGGCGTCGTCCTGCACGGCCGGAATCCGGCGCGTCTGGACGAGACCGCCCGCGAGATCCGGGCCGAGGGCGGGCGCGAGCCGGTCGGTGTCGTACGGGCCGACCTCGCCGACCTCGGCCAGGTCGACCGGCTGGCCGACGAGGTGCTCGGCCGCTTCCCCGGCCTGGACGTGCTGGTCAACAACGCCGCGGTCGGGTTCGGCGAGCCGGGGGGCGGGCGCGAGCTGAGCCCCGACGGCGTCGAGCTGCGGTTCGCGGTGAACTACCTGGCCGGCTACCACCTGACCCGCCGGCTGCTGCCGGCGCTGGTGGCGGCGGCGCCCGCGCGCATCGTCAACGTCGCCTCCATCGGCCAGGCGCCCATCGACTTCGCCGACCCCATGCTCGACCACGGCTACGACGGTTACCGCGCGTACCGGCAGAGCAAGCTCGCGCAGATCATGTTCACCCTCGACCTCGCCGACGAGCTGAACGGCACCGGCGTCACGGCGAACACCCTGCACCCGGCCACCCTGATGGCGACGTCGATGGTGCGCGAGGCCGAGCTGACCCCGCTGAGCACGCTGCACGACGGCGGCGAGGCGACGCTGCGGCTGATCGCCGACCCGAACCTGGCCGACATCAGCGGCGTGTACTTCGACCAGACCATGGCCGCGGCGCCGCACGCGCAGGCGCTCGACCCCGACGCCCGGCGTCGGCTGCGCGAGCTGTCCCAGCTGCTGGTCGCCCAGGCGCTGGCCCAGCCCAGCTGA
- a CDS encoding DHA2 family efflux MFS transporter permease subunit, which produces MRRWHGNPWAILLTLCLGFFMTLLDVTIVNIAIPSMMTELGASLDEILWVINAYVIMLAVLVITAGRLGDLRGQRTMFIIGVAVFTLASLACGLSQGPAMLIACRVVQGIGAAILMPQTSALLITTFPPEKRGTAFGIWGAVAGVATVAGPTLGGLLVTVFDWRWIFFVNVPVGVVVLAMAWSIIPESARRERHRLDLPGVVLASAALVLLTFGLVEGERFGWGQVWEFVSIPALLVAGSVLLAVFLVLQALRQDREPLIPFGLFHDRNYSVMNGVAGLVAIGMVGTFLPITIYLQTVLGHTALEAGLTLAPMSVVSMFVAPFAGRFTDRVGGKFILIAGLLLYGAGVLSFAVVATDTAQWWHFLPSLLVAGLGLGCIFAPMNTVAMRDVPGRVAGAASGVLNTNRQLGQVVGSAVVGAVLQGLLASRLHSEAVAAATALPPDAQRPFIDGFAGAAEGGLQVSGAEGGIDMALPPGVSQEVAGKIAEMAHDVFIQGYVDAMKPTLIVPVAAVACGALLCLAVKGGRTRREAEVGGAGTRTISDAG; this is translated from the coding sequence GTGAGGCGATGGCACGGGAACCCCTGGGCGATCCTGCTCACGTTGTGTCTCGGCTTCTTCATGACGCTGCTCGACGTGACGATCGTCAACATCGCCATCCCGAGCATGATGACCGAGCTCGGCGCGTCGCTCGACGAGATCCTGTGGGTGATCAACGCCTACGTGATCATGCTGGCGGTGCTGGTCATCACGGCGGGTCGCCTCGGCGACCTGCGCGGCCAGCGCACCATGTTCATCATCGGCGTCGCGGTGTTCACGCTGGCGTCGCTGGCCTGCGGGCTGTCGCAGGGCCCGGCCATGCTGATCGCCTGCCGCGTCGTGCAGGGCATCGGCGCCGCGATCCTGATGCCACAGACGTCCGCCCTGCTCATCACGACGTTCCCGCCGGAGAAACGCGGGACGGCGTTCGGCATCTGGGGCGCGGTGGCCGGTGTCGCCACCGTCGCCGGGCCGACGCTGGGCGGGCTGCTGGTGACGGTGTTCGACTGGCGCTGGATCTTCTTCGTCAACGTGCCGGTGGGCGTCGTCGTGCTGGCCATGGCGTGGTCGATCATCCCGGAGTCGGCCCGGCGCGAGCGGCACCGGCTCGACCTTCCCGGCGTCGTGCTGGCCAGCGCGGCGCTCGTCCTGCTGACCTTCGGGCTGGTCGAGGGCGAGCGGTTCGGGTGGGGGCAGGTGTGGGAGTTCGTGTCGATCCCGGCGCTGCTGGTGGCCGGCTCCGTCCTGCTGGCCGTGTTCCTCGTGCTGCAGGCGCTGCGTCAGGACCGCGAGCCGCTGATCCCGTTCGGCCTGTTCCACGACCGCAACTACTCGGTGATGAACGGCGTGGCGGGGCTGGTCGCCATCGGGATGGTGGGGACTTTCCTGCCGATCACCATCTACCTGCAGACGGTGCTCGGGCACACCGCGCTGGAGGCGGGGCTGACGCTCGCGCCGATGTCCGTCGTCTCGATGTTCGTGGCGCCGTTCGCCGGCCGCTTCACCGACCGCGTCGGCGGCAAGTTCATCCTGATCGCGGGCCTCTTGCTCTATGGCGCCGGCGTGCTGTCCTTCGCCGTGGTGGCCACCGACACCGCGCAGTGGTGGCACTTCCTGCCGTCGCTGCTGGTCGCGGGGTTGGGGCTGGGGTGCATCTTCGCCCCCATGAACACCGTGGCGATGCGCGACGTGCCCGGACGGGTGGCCGGCGCGGCGTCCGGGGTGCTGAACACGAACCGTCAACTGGGCCAGGTGGTGGGTAGTGCGGTCGTCGGGGCGGTGCTGCAAGGGCTGCTCGCGAGCCGTCTGCATTCCGAGGCCGTTGCGGCCGCAACGGCTTTGCCGCCGGACGCGCAACGACCGTTCATCGACGGTTTCGCGGGGGCCGCTGAGGGAGGTCTGCAGGTCAGCGGCGCGGAAGGTGGAATTGACATGGCACTTCCACCGGGAGTTTCTCAAGAAGTCGCGGGAAAGATCGCCGAAATGGCCCACGATGTGTTCATACAGGGCTATGTTGATGCAATGAAGCCGACGCTGATCGTTCCGGTCGCCGCCGTGGCATGTGGGGCACTGCTGTGTCTCGCAGTCAAGGGTGGACGAACGCGACGAGAAGCCGAGGTGGGTGGTGCCGGCACGCGGACGATCTCCGATGCCGGGTAG